The following DNA comes from Bacteroidota bacterium.
GAATCTGCGTTTTTATAAAGAAGAAGAAAAAGGAGATGTAGAGTTTGCAAAAAAATTAAGCACCCTTGGCGATATATATGTGAACGATGCCTTTGGTACCGCACATAGGGCACATGCTTCTACCGCAGTAATTGCACAATTTTTTAAAGGCAATAAATGTTTTGGTTATCTGATGGCCAACGAAATTGCAAACGCTCAAAAGGTGATGAAAAATACGGAACGACCATTTACCGCTATTGTAGGTGGAGCAAAAGTATCAGACAAGTTATTGATAATAGAAAAGCTGCTCGACGTGGCTGACAATATTTTGATAGGAGGGGGCATGGCCTACACCTTTATGAAAGCACAGGGTGGCAAAATAGGCAAGAGCCTTTGTGAAAATGATCGACTGGAACTTACTTTGGAGTTGTTGGCGAAAGCGAAACAAAAAGGAGTGCAACTATTACTACCTTCCGATTCAGTAGTGGCCGATGCATTTAATAACGATGCCAATATAAAGAATTTGCCCAGCGGAGAAATCCCTGACGGTTGGATGGGATTGGACATTGGACCTAATGCCGCCAAAGATTATGCAGAGGTGGTGAGCAATTCCAAAACAGTTTTATGGAATGGTCCCATGGGTGTTTTTGAAATGGTCAGTTTTGAGAATGGAACCAAAGAAGTGGCACTTGCAGTGGCAAAAGCAACCAAACTTGGAGCTTTCAGTTTAATCGGGGGTGGAGACTCGGCAGCGGCCATTAATAAGTTTGGATTGGAAAACGAGGTGAGCTATGTATCCACTGGTGGCGGGGCTTTGCTTGAATATTTTGAAGGCAAGGAGTTGCCAGGAATAGCAGCTATATTGAACGATTAGGGTTTTTGAGGGCAGGTCTCAAATCTGGTCAAAAAGCAGTTAAAGAACTGTTTAATAGCCTAGTGTAAAATAATGAATATTTAGTTTGGTTATTTTCAATTTATTTTATAGTATCTTTGCAGGACTAAAAATTTTTTTAGTGTCTCTCAACTTAAATTAAATTATGGCAATTATTACAAGTTCGAAAACCAAGGTTCTTTTTATCACCAATGAATTAGACCCATTTCTAAAAATTTCAAGTGTTGCTGATATCGCCAGACTTCTCCCCGAGAAACTCCAACAACGCGATTACGAAATTAGAGTGCTCATGCCACGATTTGGTGTAATCAACGAGAGACGTAACCGTCTTCATGAAGTAGTGAGACTTTCGGGAATTAATATTACTATTGACGACAATGATAATCCACTTATAATTAAAGTAGCTTCAATACCTGAAGCTAAAATGCAGGTTTACTTTTTAGACAATGAAGATTATTTCAAACGTAAGTTTGTTTTCAAAAACGACAAAGAAGAATTTTTTACTGATAATGATGAGCGTACTATTTTCTTTTGTAAAGGTGCACTCGAAACAGTTAAAAAACTAGGTTGGGCTCCCGACATTATTCATTGCCATGGATGGATGACAAGTTTGGTTCCCTTATATATCAAAACTTTATATAAAGACGAACCTGTATATCGCAATGCAAAAGTTGTTTATTCGGTATTCGACAACCAGTTCGACGAAAAATTGGGT
Coding sequences within:
- a CDS encoding phosphoglycerate kinase; protein product: MITVDNLNFSGKRALIRVDFNVPLDKETLAITDDSRMQATIPTIKKILDDGGSCILMSHLGRPKEGPQDKYSLKHLVAHLAEIIGKKVHFANDCIGQEATDLASNLKPGEILLLENLRFYKEEEKGDVEFAKKLSTLGDIYVNDAFGTAHRAHASTAVIAQFFKGNKCFGYLMANEIANAQKVMKNTERPFTAIVGGAKVSDKLLIIEKLLDVADNILIGGGMAYTFMKAQGGKIGKSLCENDRLELTLELLAKAKQKGVQLLLPSDSVVADAFNNDANIKNLPSGEIPDGWMGLDIGPNAAKDYAEVVSNSKTVLWNGPMGVFEMVSFENGTKEVALAVAKATKLGAFSLIGGGDSAAAINKFGLENEVSYVSTGGGALLEYFEGKELPGIAAILND
- a CDS encoding glycogen/starch synthase, with protein sequence MAIITSSKTKVLFITNELDPFLKISSVADIARLLPEKLQQRDYEIRVLMPRFGVINERRNRLHEVVRLSGINITIDDNDNPLIIKVASIPEAKMQVYFLDNEDYFKRKFVFKNDKEEFFTDNDERTIFFCKGALETVKKLGWAPDIIHCHGWMTSLVPLYIKTLYKDEPVYRNAKVVYSVFDNQFDEKLGVDFSRKASMNNIGKEHLEFFHDADCMKLNLGAVRYSDGLVMHDEAHPDLHKFAGKMGTPIMKHIEEESSVDGYTQFYADLITQNN